A genomic stretch from Cloacibacterium caeni includes:
- a CDS encoding ExbD/TolR family protein yields MARVKPKRHGVVTDMTAMCDVTFLLLTFFIMTTQFKKPDVEQIKPPTSISEKLLPDGNLMTVNVTPDGKFYFAAVENFNERSELLDKMGAKYGVKFSDADKVAFFKTPAIGVPMNQLKSFLNMPEDQRKFVKTAGVPLDSTNKQLIDWISSSLEINPQYKLAIKGDANTNYPKVKNLFEGLRDIEYYKFWLITSQETNK; encoded by the coding sequence ATGGCGAGAGTCAAACCAAAAAGACACGGTGTTGTAACAGACATGACAGCAATGTGTGATGTTACTTTCTTGCTTCTTACATTCTTTATTATGACTACTCAGTTTAAAAAGCCTGATGTAGAGCAAATTAAACCGCCAACTTCTATTTCTGAAAAATTACTTCCAGATGGTAACTTAATGACAGTTAATGTTACTCCAGACGGTAAGTTTTATTTTGCAGCTGTTGAAAACTTTAATGAAAGATCAGAGTTGCTAGACAAAATGGGAGCTAAATATGGTGTAAAATTTTCAGACGCAGACAAAGTAGCTTTTTTCAAAACTCCTGCAATTGGAGTTCCTATGAATCAGCTAAAGAGTTTTCTTAATATGCCTGAAGATCAAAGAAAGTTTGTAAAAACTGCGGGAGTTCCATTAGACAGTACAAATAAGCAATTAATAGATTGGATTAGTAGCAGTCTTGAAATTAATCCACAATATAAATTGGCTATTAAAGGAGATGCAAACACTAATTACCCTAAAGTAAAAAATTTATTTGAAGGGCTTAGAGATATAGAGTATTATAAGTTTTGGTTAATTACTAGCCAGGAAACTAATAAATAG
- a CDS encoding O-methyltransferase, which yields MSYFEELHPEMDRYLEDTASAEPEILKKLRKETFQKTTQPHMISGYLQGRFLSLISKMVSPKNILEIGTFTGYAALCLAEGLQKDGKLTTLDVNEDLAYLPQKYFAQSVWASQIDFKLQDAKEFLKNSNETFDLIFIDADKENYPEYLQLVKPRMKSGSVLMIDNVLWYGKVLDEKGNKQTEQIKLVNKLVAEDADFENVILPLRDGIHLVRKI from the coding sequence ATGAGTTATTTCGAAGAATTGCATCCAGAAATGGATAGATATTTAGAAGATACCGCTTCTGCAGAACCAGAAATTTTGAAAAAATTGCGCAAAGAAACTTTTCAGAAAACTACACAACCACACATGATTTCGGGATATCTTCAAGGTAGATTTCTTTCTTTGATTTCAAAAATGGTTTCACCGAAAAACATTCTGGAAATTGGAACTTTCACCGGTTATGCAGCGCTTTGTTTGGCTGAAGGTTTACAGAAAGACGGGAAATTGACCACGCTTGATGTAAATGAAGATTTGGCTTATTTGCCTCAAAAATATTTTGCCCAAAGTGTATGGGCTTCTCAAATAGACTTTAAATTACAAGATGCTAAAGAATTTTTAAAAAATTCTAATGAAACTTTTGATTTGATTTTCATTGATGCAGACAAAGAAAACTATCCTGAATATTTACAATTGGTGAAGCCAAGAATGAAATCAGGAAGTGTTTTGATGATTGATAACGTACTGTGGTACGGAAAAGTGCTCGATGAAAAGGGAAATAAGCAAACCGAACAGATAAAACTCGTGAATAAATTAGTTGCCGAAGATGCAGATTTTGAAAATGTAATTTTACCTTTGCGAGACGGAATTCATTTAGTTCGTAAGATATAA
- a CDS encoding 3-deoxy-D-manno-octulosonic acid transferase, translating to MKTLYNISIFHLELAFKVLSWFNDKIKRGLEGRKKSLEIVKSKIKNEDNVLWMHAASLGEYEQGLPVLEKLKEKYPNHKVLITFFSPSGYENVVKKNKEDILCYLPFDKKSTISEFVKAVHPEIFFTVKYDFWYHLLDELKKANAKVFVISALFYENQVYFKPQGKWFVNELKKNVDWVFHQTEKSLSLAQKVGLTKGSVSGDTRFDRVKQIKNRDNFVEFISEFKAEKKLLVFGSSWEAEEKMAQILSQKLENFKILIAPHDLKRVQNLKQIFPSAILYSEIAKSQNRKTEIETTSQLHDFTTSQILIIDSIGLLSKLYSYADIAVVGGGFHDKGLHNILEAATFGVPVIFGNQYKKNPEADALIAQNGGKSFAQVELAADFVLELSKNSNLLQEMSENAGNFVHSQPNSSEIILKKILEIVKL from the coding sequence TTGAAAACACTCTACAACATATCCATCTTTCATCTTGAGTTAGCGTTCAAGGTTTTGTCGTGGTTTAATGACAAAATTAAACGTGGTTTAGAAGGCAGGAAGAAATCTTTAGAAATTGTAAAATCTAAAATAAAAAATGAGGACAATGTCCTCTGGATGCACGCTGCAAGTTTGGGAGAATATGAACAAGGTTTGCCTGTTTTAGAAAAGCTGAAAGAAAAATATCCCAATCATAAAGTTTTAATTACTTTTTTCTCGCCTTCTGGTTATGAAAACGTGGTGAAAAAGAATAAAGAAGATATTTTGTGTTATCTTCCTTTTGATAAAAAATCTACGATTTCAGAATTTGTAAAAGCGGTTCATCCTGAAATTTTCTTTACTGTAAAATATGATTTTTGGTATCATCTTTTAGATGAATTAAAAAAGGCAAATGCTAAAGTTTTTGTGATTTCTGCATTGTTTTATGAAAATCAAGTTTATTTTAAGCCACAAGGAAAATGGTTTGTGAACGAACTGAAAAAAAATGTGGATTGGGTTTTTCATCAAACCGAAAAATCTCTTTCTTTAGCTCAAAAAGTTGGCTTAACGAAAGGTTCGGTTTCTGGAGATACTCGTTTTGACAGAGTGAAACAAATCAAAAACCGAGATAATTTCGTAGAATTTATTTCTGAATTTAAAGCCGAAAAAAAATTGTTGGTTTTCGGAAGCTCTTGGGAAGCCGAAGAAAAAATGGCTCAAATTCTTTCTCAAAAATTAGAAAATTTCAAAATTCTCATTGCTCCTCACGATTTGAAAAGAGTTCAAAATCTCAAACAAATCTTTCCAAGCGCAATTCTCTACAGTGAAATCGCAAAATCGCAAAATCGTAAAACTGAAATTGAAACGACTTCACAACTTCACGATTTTACAACTTCACAAATACTCATCATAGACAGTATTGGCTTACTTTCCAAATTGTATTCTTACGCAGATATTGCAGTTGTAGGAGGTGGTTTTCATGATAAAGGATTACACAATATTTTAGAAGCGGCAACTTTCGGGGTTCCGGTGATTTTTGGAAATCAATACAAGAAAAATCCAGAAGCAGATGCTTTAATTGCCCAAAATGGAGGGAAATCTTTTGCTCAAGTAGAATTGGCAGCTGATTTTGTCCTTGAATTGTCAAAAAATTCAAATCTGTTACAAGAAATGAGTGAAAACGCAGGGAATTTCGTTCATTCTCAACCGAATTCTTCTGAGATTATTTTGAAGAAAATTTTAGAAATTGTAAAGTTGTGA
- a CDS encoding lipocalin-like domain-containing protein, with the protein MSYFWRLFLLSVLFLTLFSCKRDYEYDENASIIGSWKPIKATAYKTVAGFTVSQSEDMNACQQQSKMTYRADGTATEVRFDNVSGNCEKTLDRNFTYTFNSSQKSLVHTFQDGSIKNAEVVSITSQKLIVKGKKEINGEMYDVEVTNIKINQ; encoded by the coding sequence ATGAGCTATTTTTGGCGTTTATTTTTGTTGTCTGTTTTGTTTCTTACGCTTTTTTCGTGCAAAAGAGACTATGAATATGACGAAAACGCAAGTATTATTGGAAGTTGGAAACCTATAAAAGCTACCGCTTATAAAACAGTGGCAGGATTCACGGTTAGTCAGTCAGAAGACATGAATGCTTGTCAGCAACAATCAAAAATGACTTATCGTGCAGATGGAACTGCGACAGAAGTGAGATTTGATAATGTTTCTGGAAACTGTGAAAAAACCTTAGACCGAAATTTTACGTATACTTTTAATTCAAGTCAAAAATCTCTTGTTCATACTTTCCAAGATGGCAGTATAAAAAATGCAGAAGTGGTTTCTATTACCTCTCAAAAATTAATTGTAAAAGGGAAAAAGGAAATCAACGGAGAAATGTATGATGTAGAAGTAACCAATATTAAAATTAACCAGTAA
- a CDS encoding OmpA/MotB family protein, translated as MKILKIFAVGAIALTLTSCVSKKQYEALNLNYKQCIENAGERQRQIQDLQAANAGLTSENNLLRDQNGALKSSLDACLSNAGKGSANIDKLIGEINASNSYIKRLISTNSKNDSLNLALSNKLKRSLDNVADADVDVKVLKGVVMISLSDKMLYKTGDYNILPAAQEVLGKVAKVINDYDTYSVLIEGNTDNVPLASANLPKDNWDLSALRATSVAKILQTQFGVNPNRITAGGRSEYNPKTTNASVSGRAENRRTEIIIMPKLDEFMKLMDIAPVKK; from the coding sequence ATGAAAATTTTAAAAATTTTTGCTGTAGGAGCAATCGCACTTACGCTTACTTCTTGTGTAAGCAAAAAACAATACGAAGCGCTAAATCTTAATTACAAACAATGTATTGAGAATGCAGGAGAGAGACAAAGACAAATTCAAGATTTACAAGCAGCAAATGCAGGTTTGACCAGTGAAAACAATTTATTAAGAGACCAAAACGGTGCGCTTAAATCTTCACTAGACGCTTGTTTGTCAAACGCAGGAAAAGGTTCTGCTAATATTGATAAATTAATTGGAGAGATTAATGCGTCTAACTCTTACATTAAGCGTTTGATTTCTACCAATTCTAAAAATGATAGTTTAAATTTAGCTTTATCTAATAAATTGAAAAGAAGTTTAGATAATGTAGCAGATGCAGATGTAGATGTAAAAGTTCTAAAAGGAGTAGTGATGATTTCACTTTCTGACAAAATGCTATACAAAACAGGAGATTATAACATTTTACCAGCTGCTCAAGAAGTTCTAGGAAAAGTGGCAAAAGTAATCAATGATTATGATACTTACAGCGTTCTCATCGAAGGTAATACAGATAACGTTCCTTTAGCAAGTGCTAATTTACCAAAAGATAACTGGGATTTGTCAGCGCTTAGAGCTACTTCTGTTGCGAAAATTTTACAAACACAATTTGGGGTAAATCCTAACAGAATTACAGCAGGAGGTAGAAGTGAGTACAACCCTAAAACCACCAATGCTTCCGTTTCTGGACGTGCAGAAAACCGTAGAACAGAAATCATCATCATGCCTAAGCTAGATGAATTCATGAAACTAATGGACATCGCTCCAGTAAAAAAATAG
- a CDS encoding lipocalin-like domain-containing protein has translation MKKLVIAFLGIFLLLNVACSRDDNDTVSIVGTWNVSSVKMKGTLSYNGQSAAINEEAPADACSQKSSMVFNADGTGSVTSFANNNGTCEQLLSENFTYKFDGNTKVLTITQAGTTESVTLSFSGSNKFSYGETLNNVNFGDYYPQYDGFYYTGTISTVFVKK, from the coding sequence ATGAAAAAACTAGTAATCGCCTTTTTAGGAATTTTCTTATTGTTAAATGTAGCTTGTAGCAGAGATGATAATGATACGGTTTCTATTGTGGGAACTTGGAATGTAAGTTCTGTAAAAATGAAAGGAACGCTAAGTTACAATGGTCAGTCTGCGGCAATTAATGAAGAAGCTCCTGCAGATGCTTGTTCGCAGAAATCTTCGATGGTTTTTAATGCAGATGGAACAGGTAGTGTAACTTCTTTTGCCAATAATAATGGAACTTGCGAGCAATTATTAAGCGAAAATTTTACCTACAAATTTGATGGAAATACAAAAGTTTTAACCATTACACAAGCTGGAACTACAGAAAGCGTTACCCTTTCTTTCAGTGGAAGCAATAAGTTTTCCTATGGAGAAACCTTGAATAATGTAAATTTTGGAGACTATTATCCACAGTATGATGGATTTTATTACACGGGAACAATTTCTACTGTTTTTGTGAAAAAATAA
- a CDS encoding C40 family peptidase has protein sequence MEKYYCSVSVSPMRAEVSEKSEMISQILYGETCEILETEGNFSKIKMDFDGYEGWVNSTVLKKQNAEISKNLITQSFGEFNLPEGKSLLSIGSEIGLAAENVVDTNNLRESLVETAKKFLNVPFLWGGRSFFGIDDSGFVQLLYKVHGIALPRDPEQQALQGTARDFVEESEAGDLAFFEDAEGKIVHVGLVLSPFEIIHASGKVRIDSLDFSGIYNADQNKHTHKLRFVKTMI, from the coding sequence ATGGAAAAATACTACTGCAGCGTATCTGTTTCACCGATGAGAGCCGAAGTTTCAGAAAAATCTGAAATGATTTCTCAGATTTTATATGGTGAAACCTGTGAAATTTTAGAAACGGAAGGGAATTTCAGTAAAATCAAAATGGATTTTGATGGCTATGAAGGTTGGGTGAATTCTACAGTTTTAAAAAAACAAAATGCTGAAATTTCTAAAAATCTGATTACGCAATCTTTTGGTGAATTTAATTTGCCAGAAGGTAAAAGTTTACTTTCCATAGGAAGTGAAATCGGTTTGGCAGCAGAGAATGTTGTTGATACTAATAACCTGCGAGAAAGTTTAGTAGAAACGGCCAAAAAATTCTTGAATGTCCCTTTTTTATGGGGAGGAAGAAGCTTTTTTGGAATAGATGATAGCGGATTTGTGCAGTTGTTGTATAAAGTTCACGGAATTGCTTTACCGAGAGATCCAGAACAACAGGCTTTACAAGGAACAGCTCGTGATTTCGTAGAAGAAAGTGAAGCAGGAGATTTAGCGTTTTTTGAAGATGCAGAAGGAAAAATTGTTCATGTAGGTTTGGTATTGTCACCTTTTGAAATCATTCATGCAAGCGGAAAAGTGAGAATAGATTCTCTAGATTTTTCTGGAATTTACAATGCAGATCAAAATAAGCACACGCATAAATTGAGGTTTGTGAAAACAATGATTTAG
- a CDS encoding glycosyltransferase family 2 protein, giving the protein MPQVSIITPCYNSSEFLEETIQSVLHQNFTDWEWIITDDKSTDNSVEIIKKQQDSRIILIEAEKNGGAGHARNLSLEKATGRYITFLDADDYWEPNFLSEMISFMQSENAELAYCTYARCDEHLQPKIADFEADIEVNFDNLLKTCRLSLLASMYDSERVGKEFFPEGSKREDHVMWLNLLKKIPYGKPLKKTLAKYRMREGSVSRNKTNIMKDQYLVYKEHMNFSTLKSWYYTANWAFNGFKKYSKIFN; this is encoded by the coding sequence ATGCCACAAGTCTCTATCATAACGCCGTGTTATAATTCTTCTGAATTTTTAGAAGAAACCATTCAATCTGTTCTTCACCAAAATTTTACAGACTGGGAATGGATTATTACCGATGACAAGTCCACAGACAATTCTGTAGAAATCATTAAAAAGCAACAAGATTCTAGAATTATTTTAATAGAAGCAGAAAAAAACGGAGGAGCTGGACATGCTCGAAATCTTTCACTCGAAAAAGCAACGGGAAGATACATTACTTTTCTAGATGCGGATGATTATTGGGAACCCAATTTCTTATCAGAAATGATTTCTTTTATGCAATCTGAAAACGCAGAATTGGCGTATTGCACTTATGCAAGATGTGATGAACATTTACAACCCAAAATTGCAGATTTCGAGGCAGACATTGAGGTGAATTTTGATAATTTGCTCAAAACTTGCAGACTTTCTCTCCTTGCTTCTATGTATGATTCTGAAAGAGTGGGCAAAGAATTTTTCCCAGAAGGAAGCAAACGCGAAGACCATGTTATGTGGCTCAATTTACTTAAAAAAATCCCTTACGGAAAGCCGCTGAAAAAAACTTTGGCTAAATACAGAATGCGAGAAGGAAGTGTTTCCCGAAATAAAACCAATATCATGAAAGACCAATATTTGGTTTACAAAGAACACATGAATTTTTCCACGCTTAAGTCTTGGTATTATACCGCGAATTGGGCTTTCAATGGATTTAAGAAATATTCTAAAATTTTTAATTAG
- a CDS encoding leucine--tRNA ligase, with product MFYDHKQIEQKWQKFWEENQTYKTENNSTKPKFYVLDMFPYPSGAGLHVGHPLGYIASDIYARFKRHQGFNVLHPIGYDSFGLPAEQYAIQTGQHPAITTEQNITRYEEQLRKIGFSFDWSREVRTSDASYYKWTQWIFIELFHSWYNKTSDKAESIETLVEHFSKFGTENLNAVQNDELNFSAEEWNAADENEKQDILLNYRLAYRAETTVNWCPALGTVLANDEVKDGKSERGGYPVFQKKMMQWSMRITAYSERLLLGLQKLDWPQPLKDSQEYWIGKSQGAAVKFKVSGMDEQIEVFTTRPDTIFGATFMVLAPENPLVSTLTTAEQKSEVENYIEETSKKTERDRMADVKNVSGAFTGSYAINPFTGKNIPIYISDYVLMGYGTGAVMAVPAHDERDHRFAKKFGLEIINVIENDFDIQEESYDSKDSVCVNSEFLNGLNYNEAKAKIISEIEKMGIGHGTTNYRQRDAIFSRQRYWGEPVPVYYKEEMPYTLPVSALPLELPEVEKYLPTEDGDPPLGNAKNFAWDEANQKVVSVDLIDEKTVFPMELSTMPGWAGSSWYFLRYMDPKNDGEFCAKDLSDYWGQVDLYIGGSEHATGHLLYSRFWNMFLKDRGYINQDEPFQKLINQGMILGMSAFVSRIEASYDSDITNFIDGIDEVIFPENIFISKKYLDSIQKYKNEVLQKNSQNIPFYEVEKPKELLEVEEFYFKTMIELNPNSKAVKELEGCHFEIYKQQIHVDVSLLKGTSDELDIEAFKNWRAEFADAEFILEDGKYITEREVEKMSKSKYNVVNPDDIAEEYGADCLRLYEMFLGPLEQSKPWNTQGLSGVYGFLKKFYNLYFEGDNFSVSDEEPTKTELKVLHTLIKKFTFDIQNFSFNTSVSQFMIAVNELQKMKCNKRAILEPLAVIISPYAPHICEELWEKLGKNTSIEFEKLPELNEAYLVEDEINYPVSFNGKMKFTLALAADLDAKQIEEIAMSNEKVQEILAGANPKKIIIVPKKIINIVF from the coding sequence GTGTTTTACGATCACAAGCAGATAGAGCAAAAATGGCAGAAGTTTTGGGAAGAAAACCAAACTTATAAAACTGAAAATAATTCTACAAAACCTAAATTCTACGTTCTAGATATGTTTCCTTATCCTTCTGGAGCGGGTTTACACGTGGGTCATCCTCTTGGTTATATCGCCTCGGATATTTATGCAAGGTTCAAGAGACATCAAGGTTTTAACGTTTTGCACCCTATCGGTTATGATTCTTTCGGTTTGCCAGCAGAACAATATGCGATTCAAACTGGGCAACATCCTGCAATTACTACAGAGCAAAATATTACCAGATACGAAGAGCAGTTGCGTAAAATTGGCTTCTCTTTCGATTGGAGTAGAGAAGTGAGAACTTCTGATGCTTCTTATTACAAATGGACGCAATGGATTTTTATAGAATTATTTCACTCTTGGTACAATAAAACTTCTGATAAAGCAGAATCTATCGAAACTTTGGTAGAACATTTTTCAAAATTCGGGACTGAAAACTTAAATGCTGTTCAGAATGATGAATTAAATTTCTCTGCAGAAGAATGGAATGCTGCCGATGAAAACGAAAAACAAGATATTTTACTCAATTACAGATTAGCTTACAGAGCCGAAACTACTGTAAACTGGTGTCCAGCTTTGGGAACTGTTTTGGCGAATGATGAGGTAAAAGACGGAAAATCTGAACGTGGAGGTTATCCTGTTTTTCAGAAAAAAATGATGCAGTGGAGTATGAGAATTACCGCTTATTCTGAAAGATTGTTGCTAGGTTTACAAAAATTAGATTGGCCACAACCTTTGAAGGATTCTCAAGAATATTGGATTGGAAAATCTCAAGGAGCTGCTGTAAAATTCAAAGTTTCTGGAATGGATGAGCAGATTGAAGTTTTCACTACTCGTCCTGATACTATTTTTGGGGCAACTTTTATGGTTTTAGCACCAGAAAATCCTTTGGTTTCAACATTAACAACGGCAGAACAAAAATCTGAAGTTGAAAACTATATAGAAGAAACTTCTAAAAAAACGGAACGTGATAGAATGGCAGACGTGAAAAACGTTTCCGGAGCGTTCACAGGAAGTTATGCTATCAATCCTTTTACAGGAAAAAATATCCCGATTTATATTTCAGATTACGTTTTGATGGGTTACGGAACTGGCGCTGTAATGGCGGTTCCTGCGCATGATGAACGTGATCACCGTTTCGCTAAAAAATTCGGTTTGGAAATCATTAATGTAATTGAAAATGATTTCGATATTCAAGAAGAATCTTATGATTCTAAAGATTCAGTTTGTGTAAATTCTGAATTTTTGAACGGACTGAACTATAACGAAGCGAAAGCAAAAATTATTTCAGAAATCGAAAAAATGGGAATCGGTCACGGAACTACCAATTACAGACAGCGTGATGCGATTTTCTCTCGTCAAAGATATTGGGGAGAACCAGTTCCTGTCTATTATAAAGAAGAAATGCCTTATACTTTGCCAGTTTCTGCATTGCCTTTAGAATTGCCAGAAGTGGAGAAATATTTGCCTACGGAAGATGGAGATCCGCCATTAGGAAACGCGAAGAACTTCGCTTGGGACGAAGCGAATCAAAAAGTAGTTTCTGTAGATTTAATTGATGAAAAAACAGTTTTCCCGATGGAACTTTCTACCATGCCAGGTTGGGCAGGAAGTTCTTGGTATTTCTTGAGATATATGGATCCGAAAAATGATGGAGAATTCTGTGCAAAAGATTTATCAGATTATTGGGGACAAGTAGATTTATACATTGGCGGAAGCGAACACGCAACTGGTCACTTGTTGTATTCTAGATTTTGGAATATGTTTTTGAAAGACAGAGGTTACATCAACCAAGATGAGCCTTTCCAAAAATTGATAAATCAAGGAATGATTTTGGGAATGAGTGCGTTTGTTAGTAGGATAGAAGCTTCTTATGATAGCGATATAACAAATTTTATAGATGGGATTGACGAAGTGATTTTTCCAGAAAATATCTTTATTTCAAAAAAATATTTAGATAGTATTCAAAAATATAAAAATGAAGTTTTACAAAAAAATTCGCAAAATATTCCTTTTTATGAAGTTGAAAAACCTAAAGAGTTATTAGAGGTAGAAGAATTTTATTTTAAAACAATGATTGAATTAAATCCTAATTCAAAAGCTGTCAAAGAATTGGAAGGTTGCCATTTTGAAATTTATAAACAACAAATTCACGTTGATGTTTCTTTATTAAAAGGAACTTCAGACGAATTAGATATTGAAGCTTTTAAAAATTGGAGAGCAGAATTTGCTGATGCAGAATTTATTTTAGAAGACGGAAAATACATCACCGAACGTGAAGTAGAAAAAATGTCAAAATCGAAATACAACGTTGTAAATCCAGATGATATTGCAGAGGAATACGGCGCAGATTGTTTGCGTTTGTATGAAATGTTCCTCGGTCCATTAGAACAATCAAAACCTTGGAATACGCAAGGTTTAAGCGGTGTTTATGGATTTTTAAAGAAATTCTATAACCTTTATTTTGAAGGAGATAACTTCTCAGTTTCAGACGAAGAGCCAACCAAAACGGAATTAAAAGTGCTGCATACTTTGATTAAGAAATTTACGTTTGATATTCAGAATTTCTCATTCAATACATCTGTTTCGCAGTTTATGATTGCTGTAAACGAGTTGCAAAAAATGAAGTGCAATAAGAGAGCGATTTTAGAACCTTTAGCGGTTATTATTTCACCTTATGCACCACATATTTGCGAAGAATTGTGGGAGAAATTAGGTAAAAATACTTCTATAGAGTTTGAAAAATTGCCAGAATTAAATGAAGCGTATTTGGTAGAAGATGAGATTAACTATCCGGTAAGTTTCAATGGTAAAATGAAGTTTACCTTGGCTTTAGCAGCGGATTTAGACGCTAAACAAATTGAAGAAATAGCGATGAGTAATGAAAAGGTTCAAGAGATTTTAGCGGGAGCAAATCCTAAAAAAATAATTATTGTGCCAAAGAAGATTATCAATATCGTTTTTTAA
- a CDS encoding MotA/TolQ/ExbB proton channel family protein, which yields MEMNVSTQEEQVVAKKVGGLNPAVVLPILYVIALGIYIFILGNPGNFKNEGVTGLSVAFSDVENKDLHPDSFMGIIYMGGPIVHILILFMITVIVFAIERFFVLRKAAGTGNLENFVIKVRNLLDKNKIDEAVEECDAQKGSVGNVVKEGLTTYKALANDKTLNKEQKMVALTKSIEEATTLEMPMLEKNMMILSTLGTVATLVALLGTVIGMIKSFQALGAAGGTPDAAALSIGISEALINTALGIGTSAIAIILYNFFTSKIDGLTYKIDEIGMSIQQSFAEFN from the coding sequence ATGGAAATGAATGTTTCAACACAAGAGGAGCAAGTAGTTGCTAAAAAAGTAGGAGGTCTTAATCCTGCAGTTGTTTTACCTATTCTATATGTTATAGCGTTAGGTATTTATATTTTTATTTTAGGAAATCCTGGTAACTTTAAGAACGAAGGGGTTACTGGTCTTTCAGTTGCTTTTTCTGATGTAGAGAATAAGGACTTACATCCAGATTCTTTCATGGGAATTATTTACATGGGGGGACCAATCGTTCACATCTTGATTTTATTCATGATTACTGTTATTGTTTTCGCTATTGAGCGTTTCTTCGTTCTTAGAAAAGCAGCAGGTACAGGTAACTTAGAAAACTTTGTAATTAAAGTTAGAAATTTACTTGACAAAAATAAAATTGATGAAGCAGTAGAAGAGTGTGATGCTCAAAAAGGTTCTGTAGGTAACGTAGTGAAAGAAGGTCTTACAACTTATAAAGCTTTAGCAAATGATAAAACTCTTAACAAAGAGCAAAAAATGGTAGCGCTTACTAAATCAATTGAAGAAGCTACAACTTTAGAGATGCCAATGTTAGAAAAGAATATGATGATTCTTTCTACTCTAGGTACAGTAGCTACGTTAGTTGCACTATTAGGAACGGTAATCGGTATGATTAAGTCTTTCCAAGCTTTAGGTGCTGCTGGAGGTACTCCTGATGCTGCTGCATTATCAATCGGTATTTCTGAAGCACTTATCAACACTGCATTAGGTATTGGTACTTCAGCTATCGCTATTATTCTTTATAACTTCTTTACTTCTAAAATTGACGGACTTACATACAAAATCGACGAGATTGGTATGTCTATCCAACAATCTTTTGCAGAATTTAACTAA
- a CDS encoding DUF1648 domain-containing protein, translating into MNSIVSFLDGFSMALVIVLWSYTILNFKKLPEIIPIHFDLEGKPDNHGAKYFIFILPFVGSLIYFFLSFKIKEINNYPVEITQENKEIQFFIGMMAVKSIIAYVLFIFFTFQKRIVEIAVHQKDKKIPVVNLIGGLFAIIVFFIILANIYK; encoded by the coding sequence ATGAATAGTATAGTTTCTTTTTTAGATGGCTTTTCTATGGCTTTGGTTATTGTTTTGTGGAGTTATACTATTTTAAATTTTAAAAAACTGCCAGAAATTATTCCTATTCATTTTGATTTAGAAGGAAAACCAGATAATCACGGTGCAAAATATTTTATATTTATTTTGCCTTTTGTTGGGTCACTGATTTACTTTTTTCTCAGTTTTAAAATCAAAGAAATTAATAATTATCCCGTAGAAATTACCCAAGAAAATAAAGAAATACAATTCTTCATTGGGATGATGGCAGTGAAATCTATTATTGCTTATGTTCTTTTTATTTTCTTTACTTTTCAAAAAAGAATTGTAGAAATAGCTGTTCACCAAAAAGATAAAAAAATACCAGTAGTAAATCTTATTGGTGGATTATTTGCCATCATTGTATTTTTCATAATCCTTGCTAATATTTACAAATAG